A part of Gossypium hirsutum isolate 1008001.06 chromosome A07, Gossypium_hirsutum_v2.1, whole genome shotgun sequence genomic DNA contains:
- the LOC107956506 gene encoding E3 ubiquitin-protein ligase PUB23: MDEIEIPQYFICPISLQIMKDPVTAVTGITYDRESIEQWLKTSKDTTCPVTKQALPSDSDLTPNHTLWRLIQAWSAANASNGMDLVPTPKTPVSKSRVVKLIRDFGVPSLYMNALKKMEVLAKDNERNRKCLEEAGVPKAVILLLITCHRQGKISCLEQALRILHLIWTPCSEIKALVNQNCDFIDCLTWILLCETENPVIVRTHVMVILKRVIEVTNSRLLEKLKPEFFKQMLRVLKSKTSQQATKSALHILIQTCLWGRNKSKMMEANVIFELIEFELEKPEKHVTELIINLLAHLCSCADGRAQFLGHAGSIAMVAKRILRVSPATDDRAVQILKSISKYAATNHVLVEMLKVGAVTKLCMVMQADCAAYVKEKARGILRLHSTLWNGSPCIAVYLLTRYQR; the protein is encoded by the coding sequence ATGGATGAAATAGAAATACCTCAATATTTCATCTGTCCAATATCACTGCAAATCATGAAGGACCCTGTTACAGCGGTTACAGGCATCACTTACGACAGGGAAAGCATAGAGCAATGGTTGAAGACTTCAAAGGACACGACCTGCCCCGTTACCAAGCAGGCTTTGCCATCGGATTCTGATTTAACACCCAACCACACGCTGTGGCGGCTGATTCAGGCATGGTCTGCAGCAAATGCAAGTAATGGCATGGATTTAGTTCCCACACCCAAAACTCCTGTCAGCAAGAGCCGTGTTGTTAAACTCATTCGTGACTTTGGGGTCCCTAGTTTGTATATGAACGCTTTGAAGAAAATGGAAGTCCTTGCCAAGGACAATGAGAGGAACCGGAAATGTCTGGAGGAAGCAGGTGTCCCGAAGGctgtaattttgttattaatcACATGTCACAGACAAGGTAAAATTAGCTGTCTTGAACAAGCTTTGAGGATTCTGCATCTTATTTGGACACCATGTAGTGAAATCAAGGCTCTTGTAAATCAAAATTGCGATTTCATAGACTGTTTGACATGGATTCTTTTGTGTGAGACTGAGAATCCTGTTATTGTCAGGACTCATGTAATGGTAATCTTGAAAAGGGTGATTGAAGTCACTAATTCAAGGTTGTTGGAGAAGTTGAAACCCgaattcttcaaacaaatgtTACGGGTACTGAAATCCAAAACCTCTCAACAAGCTACCAAATCCGCCTTGCACATCTTGATCCAAACATGTCTTTGGGGAAGAAACAAATCCAAAATGATGGAAGCCAATGTGATTTTCGAGCTCATCGAATTTGAGCTGGAGAAACCCGAAAAGCATGTCACGGAACTGATCATCAATCTCTTGGCACATCTCTGTTCATGTGCCGATGGAAGAGCTCAATTTCTAGGCCACGCCGGGAGCATAGCCATGGTGGCTAAAAGGATCCTAAGAGTCTCTCCGGCGACAGATGATCGAGCTGTTCAAATACTTAAATCAATCTCCAAATATGCTGCAACAAATCATGTACTTGTAGAGATGTTGAAGGTTGGGGCAGTAACAAAGCTTTGCATGGTAATGCAAGCAGATTGTGCCGCATATGTCAAAGAGAAAGCCAGAGGAATCCTTAGATTACACTCCACCTTATGGAATGGTTCTCCCTGTATTGCTGTTTATCTGTTAACCAGGTACCAAAGGTAA